A region from the Coffea eugenioides isolate CCC68of chromosome 9, Ceug_1.0, whole genome shotgun sequence genome encodes:
- the LOC113782433 gene encoding phosphoserine phosphatase, chloroplastic-like, giving the protein MRNLKSHTSINASVQLLEVPKEGRFNKALPSKEILEVWCNADVVCFDVDSTVCLDEGIDEHAEFCGAGKAVVEWTTRISRGIDELVKKMKARNTDVYIISGGFRRMINPVASILGIPVDGATDLEAKKCSSCLV; this is encoded by the exons ATGAGAAATCTTAAATCACATACTTCAATCAATGCTTCGGTTCAGCTATTGGAAGTCCCAAAAGAGGGTCGGTTCAACAAAGCATTGCCATCAAAAG AAATCCTTGAGGTGTGGTGCAATGCTGATGTTGTATGCTTTGACGTGGATAGTACAGTATGCCTAGATGAGGGCATTGATGAACATGCTGAGTTCTGCGGAGCTGGCAAGGCTGTTGTAGAATGGACTACTAG AATTTCTCGTGGGATTGATGAATTAGTCAAGAAGATGAAGGCTAGAAACACTGATGTTTATATTATCTCTGGAGGATTTCGCCGAATGATCAAT CCTGTTGCATCAATTCTTGGAATTCCTGTTGATGGTGCAACTGATCTTGAGGCAAAAAAGTGTTCATCTTGTCTAGTTTGA
- the LOC113782432 gene encoding uncharacterized protein LOC113782432: MGECSGGARRQENLDPNLPLPQGVDSSTRRDPKKFKRLATGEFVPNLSPQDNGEDFSLSRSQDMETEACEGMDNANNTSRFPKPIVAAEEIRQMWKPWSRGLILKVLGKTVGFWTLEQKLKELWQLSQDFEITDLERGFYVVRFRAKEDYHKTLDGGPWMVQGHYITVTKWRPDFRAEKADITSTMVWVRQPGLPVEYYIEKFLMAVGNCVGKAIKVDQRTLTAERGKFARIYVEVDLKKPLTPFIWVNQDLQRIEYEGLHQICFNCGQYGHIAEHCKSKNQGLEPGEEAVTRGPEYASKEKENEGTENQPFGPWFKKTAV; encoded by the exons ATGGGAGAATGCTCTGGCGGCGCTAGGCGTCAAGAGAACCTTGATCCTAATCTGCCTCTGCCTCAAGGGGTGGATTCCTCTACACGCAGAGAtcccaaaaaatttaaaagactCGCTACTGGGGAGTTTGTCCCTAATCTGAGCCCTCAAGATAATGGAGAGGATTTTAGTCTTTCTCGAAGCCAAG ATATGGAGACAGAGGCTTGTGAAGGGATGGATAATGCGAACAATACTTCACGATTCCCTAAGCCTATTGTGGCTGCAGAGGAAATTCGACAAATGTGGAAGCCATGGAGTAGGGGGCTTATCCTGAAAGTTTTGGGGAAAACTGTAGGGTTTTGGACCCTAGAGCAGAAATTGAAGGAGCTGTGGCAACTAAGCCAGGATTTTGAAATCACAGATTTGGAACGGGGCTTCTACGTAGTTCGGTTTCGAGCGAAGGAAGATTACCATAAAACGTTGGATGGAGGACCGTGGATGGTTCAGGGACACTACATAACCGTTACCAAGTGGAGGCCGGACTTTCGGGCAGAGAAGGCTGATATTACATCCACCATGGTTTGGGTCAGACAACCAGGACTCCCAGTTGAATACTATATAGAAAAGTTTTTAATGGCAGTGGGAAACTGCGTCGGTAAGGCAATTAAAGTAGATCAGCGCACGTTGACTGCTGAGAGAGGGAAATTTGCTAGAATTTACgttgaagttgatttgaagaaacCCTTAACTCCATTCATATGGGTAAATCAAGATCTCCAAAGGATTGAATATGAGGGGCTACACCAAATCTGCTTTAATTGTGGGCAATATGGCCACATAGCGGAACACTGTAAATCTAAGAACCAGGGGCTGGAACCAGGAGAGGAAGCAGTTACGAGGGGACCAGAGTATGCTAGTAAGGAGAAAGAGAATGAGGGGACAGAAAATCAACCTTTTGGACCATGGTTCAAGAAGACAGCGGTATGA